The following are from one region of the Nerophis ophidion isolate RoL-2023_Sa linkage group LG20, RoL_Noph_v1.0, whole genome shotgun sequence genome:
- the txndc11 gene encoding thioredoxin domain-containing protein 11, whose amino-acid sequence MLRRARRGLRQVLSLMARRPELLCGAIVLGVLLVLAVKMTCSRAKNVVAAARPPLRFFSTESPVIDLYMGQLDSVERLRSMAEVSFVFFYAPWCAHSMAARQEVQLVAKKLAKQVQFVAINCWWSKGKCRKQKHIYQYPIIQLFYRRFGPIEYRGPFVAAYVQSFILRVITPLTYLPTRETLQEFLSWHESRVVGFFDFNSSPQPPGYVTYLTSALEALKRDFRGTVRFGVVTNRQVAGAISMKEDESIYLHRRFNTSLIFPRRDRNLTTQAVCNWVFEHRESVLQWLQPPGTKSYLLEQELSKGAALLLFLPHNPLDAKPDGLLQQVADLALRYHSCDSTLNQGSSWPCCQCIIVPNASVLCDVCSLHSTPLGGATLKHCCHDDRAPLTCSSFQLSYSPMNKHSACCRKVPQLHKTKEVSRSSSSKDDNLTGLRCQTNRTLRFYLLDVDQNWPLAVRLGAELHRNRSIEHGHQGTGEQGDGSFAAIVNLKDEVHYVLQRNRADSLTESLEAFIRNFSSPYSLLQRHLLGEDQRGGAATKPDESEPPRTLITELTTSSFLPCVMNLHKDVLLFYYTQWCGFCSVLNHVLIQLARLLQRNSNVTVARVNVARNDLPWEFMADRVPSILFFPRYRKHESRKFPDDLPITLPNLLRFILKHSGPPPDTEEPSAPRREDDASRPDGVLRAELTALQEEVRTLHRARELLSQQLAQLWRDNRRLKFDTSNLQAQNAELQQARRSLEEQHQEKSRQLGEAVRRLQELADASENLLSENTLLRVLLKTLRDTAEAKEQEGDASMPRGSHLAS is encoded by the exons ATGCTGCGGCGCGCTCGGCGGGGTCTCCGGCAGGTGCTGAGTCTGATGGCCCGGAGACCAGAACTCCTTTGCGGGGCCATCGTGCTCGGAGTTCTGCTAGTGTTGGCCGTCAAGATGACATGCAG TCGTGCCAAAAATGTTGTGGCAGCAGCTCGCCCGCCCCTGCGCTTCTTCTCCACTGAATCCCCAGTCATAGACCTCTACATGGGCCAGCTGGACTCT GTGGAGCGACTCAGGAGCATGGCCGAGGTGTCTTTTGTTTTCTTCTATGCGCCCTGGTGTGCCCACTCCATGGCCGCCAGACAAGAAGTGCAGCTGGTGGCGAAGAAGCTGGCCAAACAG GTGCAGTTTGTGGCCATAAACTGCTGGTGGAGTAAAGGCAAGTGCAGGAAGCAGAAGCACATTTACCAGTATCCCATCATCCAGCTCTTCTACCGACG ATTTGGACCCATCGAGTACAGAGGTCCATTTGTGGCCGCCTACGTGCAAAGTTTCATCCTTCGGGTCATCACGCCTCTTACTTATCTCCCGACCAGAGAAACGCTGCAAGAGTTCCTCTCCTGGCACGAG TCACGAGTGGTGGGTTTCTTCGACTTCAACTCCTCCCCTCAGCCGCCAGGCTATGTCACATATCTGACCTCTGCTCTGGAGGCCCTAAAAAGAG ATTTTCGGGGCACGGTGCGATTTGGGGTGGTGACCAACAGACAGGTGGCCGGTGCCATCTCAATGAAGGAGGATGAAAGTATTTACCTCCACAGAAGATTCAACACTTCTTTG ATTTTCCCAAGGAGGGACCGTAACCTGACCACGCAGGCTGTCTGCAATTGGGTGTTTGAGCACCGTGAGAGCGTCCTGCAGTGGCTGCAGCCTCCAGGTACCAAGTCTTACCTGCTGGAACAGGAGCTAAGCAAAGGTGCCGCACTGCTGCTCTTTCTGCCGCACAATCCGCTCGACGCCAAGCCAGACGGCCTCCTACAGCAG GTAGCAGACCTGGCTCTGCGCTATCATTCCTGTGACTCCACGCTGAATCAAGGCTCCAGCTGGCCATGTTGCCAGTGTATAATTGTCCCTAACGCCAGTGTGTTGTGTGACGTGTGCTCACTCCACTCCACGCCTCTAGGGGGAGCCACACTAAAACACTGCTGCCATGATGACCGAGCGCCTCTGACATGCAGCAGCTTCCAGCTGAGCTACAGCCCAATGAACAAACACAGTGCCTGCTGCAGAAAAGTACCTCAGCTCCACAAAACCAAAGAAGTATCCAGAAGTTCCTCGTCCAAAGACGACAACCTCACGGGGCTCCGCTGTCAGACCAACAGGACGCTCAGGTTCTACCTGCTGGACGTCGACCAGAATTGGCCCCTGGCCGTACGGCTCGGAGCGGAGCTCCACAGGAACAGGAGCATTGAGCATGGCCACCAGGGGACTGGAGAGCAAGGTGACGGCTCGTTTGCGGCCATAGTCAACCTGAAGGACGAGGTTCATTATGTGCTCCAGCGAAACCGTGCCGACAGCCTGACTGAGTCTTTAG AAGCCTTCATCAGGAATTTCAGCTCCCCCTACAGCCTCCTGCAGAGACACCTGCTGGGAGAGGACCAGAGGGGAGGCGCAGCTACAAAGCCTGATGAGTCTGAGCCTCCAAGGACGCTCATCACCGAGCTGACCACCTCCTCCTTCCTGCCTTGTGTCATGAACCTCCATAAG GATGTGCTGCTCTTCTACTACACTCAGTGGTGCGGATTCTGCTCCGTCCTCAACCACGTCCTCATCCAGCTGGCCAGATTACTGCAGCGCAACAGCAACGTCACTGTGGCCAG ggtgaacgTTGCACGTAACGACCTTCCGTGGGAGTTCATGGCGGATCGAGTTCCCTCCATTCTTTTCTTTCCCCGATACAG GAAACATGAAAGCAGGAAGTTTCCAGATGATCTTCCCATCACGCTTCCAAACCTCCTTCGCTTCATCCTGAAGCATTCCGGCCCGCCGCCCGACACGGAGGAGCCTTCAGCGCCACGCCGCGAGGATGACGCGTCACGACCCGACGGTGTCCTACGTGCGGAGTTAACCGCCCTCCAGGAGGAGGTACGGACGCTGCACCGCGCCCGCGAGCTTCTTTCCCAGCAACTGGCACAGCTGTGGCGCGACAACCGCCGGCTAAAGTTCGACACCAGCAACCTCCAAGCGCAGAACGCCGAGCTGCAGCAGGCGAGACGGAGCTTGGAGGAGCAGCACCAGGAGAAGAGCCGGCAGCTGGGCGAGGCAGTGAGGCGACTGCAGGAGCTGGCGGACGCCTCGGAGAACTTGCTTAGCGAAAACACGCTGCTGAGGGTCCTGCTGAAGACCCTCAGAGACACCGCCGAGGCGAAGGAGCAGGAAGGAGATGCTTCCATGCCAAGAGGAAGCCATTTAGCAAGCTGA